A window of Candidatus Falkowbacteria bacterium genomic DNA:
ACTTGAAGTAGCGTTTAAGCCTGGAATCTTTTTAGAATTCAAATAAGCCTCAGCCATACGGCTGCGGTTAGTATTACCTGAACAAATAAAATGTATAAGCATATATAGCTAGTATAAAATGCTAAACATTAAATAACAAGCTAGACCCAAAAACGAGCCACAAAAATACCACCAATAACCACAAAGGCAACAGTTATAAATGGCAGGGCTTTTTTCAAGGGCGATTGATCATTGTTTGTATTATCCACGGTTGGCGCGACTGAGCTCGTTGTCGGAGCCTGAACTGCTAGTAGGTCATCATTGCTTACTGCTGCTGGCTTTTTGACTGCTAATTTTATCGGCGAACTAATTGCTATCTCGCTTAGCTCATCAACCAGACCAGGAGCGCTTTCTACAAATATCTCTTTTGGGTTTTCTGCAGCAACAAGCTCTATCACTACTTCGTCTGTTGTTTTATCTACGATTGGCAATAACACTGGTTTTAAAATATCAAACCAAGTTTTTTTCAGAGCTGCTACAATAGCATAACTAGTTGACCAAATTCTATTAGCCAATGTTTCGGTTGAAACTAAAACTGCTCCATCATCAACTTGCTGCTTAGCTAAATAATCTAATGGCGACAAATTATTTTTATTCCAGCTAGAACTTCTTTTGTTCATGGCTTGTAAAGCCCAACTTGTAGAATAAACCGAATCAAAACCACCATCATTTTTTTGCTGAGCAATTAAATATTGTTCTACTTTATCAAGCGCCAAAGAAACATTAGATAAAGTTTTTAATTCATTAAGTGCCTGAATTGTCGCCGCGCTCATATCAACGCTGTTATTCCATGATCCATTGGCTTCTTGTTTAGATAAAATATAAGCCACGCTTTGTTTTATCATTTCATCATCTTTAGTGTAGCCCGAACGCAAAAGAGGAATCAGCGCAAATACATCATCATTAATTAAACTTTTATCTCCAAATTGAGTGCCATCAAACTCTTTTACAATTGAGGCAATGTAATTTACTTTTTCAAAGTCATAAGGATTTTTTCCTAAAGCTAAAAGTGTCATTGCCCGGCGTTCATTATCCGTTATATTAGAACTCAGCTTAGAAGATTTTTCCAAGTAAGCTAATAATGAATCACGCGAAGCATCATTTACTTCAGCGGCCGAATAAGCCATAGCCGCCCAATCAGTATATAAACCAGCTCCCGCAAATGAGCCATCGCTTGATTGATTCTTTTTTAAAAATTCAATAGATTTATTAACATCAAAAGACTTTGTAGTAGTTTTAGCTTCTCCGCCAGTTATTGGCAAAGTAACAATCAACTGATAAGACGGATAATAATAATCTTCCACTATACCAACATTGTAAGTATTAGCTTCATTGATATTAAAACTGGCCTCACCCAAAGCATCAACTGCTTTGGTAGTAATAACTTGTGGATTCCAAGGATCGGTTGGGTTAGGCAAGGTTATGCCAATTGAAACAGTTGGCAAAGCGTTCCAAGAATTAGTTAAATAACTATAATTTTCTGCTTTAACTACTAGATTTGAATTAATGACTATTTTACTAGAACTAAAACTCAGGCGATGAGCTGAACCAAAAAATATTCCCACCGTATTGTTGCCAGACAAAGTTGTTGTGGCAATACTTTGACCAGGACTTAAAGTGCCGACTGCATATTGCCAATCATCACACAATTCAGCTTCGCCGTTTGGTAAAATGCATTTTAAATAAAATGTTCCATAAGAATCATAATATTGTAAATTTGAAATTGAAAAAGCCTCGCTTGTTTGATCGATAGAATAAAGTAGAGCTAGGACACTTCGTGAGTCAAGACTATGTGCAGCACCTAAAGAATCATTAATTGATACTGTACCGGATTCAGGTAGGGCAACTTCTCCCTGCCAAATAATCTTATTGCCATTACGAATAATAAACTCTTCTTTATAGCTTGGCGTTAAATTATTAACAGTGACATTGCGCACAAGTGGCGTGGCGTTGTTACCAGCCAAATCACTAACATTATAAGTAACAGTGTAATTTCCAGCCAAAGCAGTATTTACTAAATTAGTAACAACAATTTTTGAACTAATATCACCATCAAGATTATCATTGGCGGTTGCTCCAGCATCAACATAAGCATCGCCGACATTAAGCGAAATATTTGCGTCGCCTAATAAAGTGATGACCGGCGCCGTTGTATCTGGATCGCTCGGCGGAATATCTTCGGCTCGAGAAGCCTTAACATTAACAAAGAATATTAATGAAAAAGCTAGGCTTAATAAAATTAGTTTGTTACTTAATCTCATAATAAAAAATTAATTATTTTA
This region includes:
- a CDS encoding DUF5011 domain-containing protein, yielding MRLSNKLILLSLAFSLIFFVNVKASRAEDIPPSDPDTTAPVITLLGDANISLNVGDAYVDAGATANDNLDGDISSKIVVTNLVNTALAGNYTVTYNVSDLAGNNATPLVRNVTVNNLTPSYKEEFIIRNGNKIIWQGEVALPESGTVSINDSLGAAHSLDSRSVLALLYSIDQTSEAFSISNLQYYDSYGTFYLKCILPNGEAELCDDWQYAVGTLSPGQSIATTTLSGNNTVGIFFGSAHRLSFSSSKIVINSNLVVKAENYSYLTNSWNALPTVSIGITLPNPTDPWNPQVITTKAVDALGEASFNINEANTYNVGIVEDYYYPSYQLIVTLPITGGEAKTTTKSFDVNKSIEFLKKNQSSDGSFAGAGLYTDWAAMAYSAAEVNDASRDSLLAYLEKSSKLSSNITDNERRAMTLLALGKNPYDFEKVNYIASIVKEFDGTQFGDKSLINDDVFALIPLLRSGYTKDDEMIKQSVAYILSKQEANGSWNNSVDMSAATIQALNELKTLSNVSLALDKVEQYLIAQQKNDGGFDSVYSTSWALQAMNKRSSSWNKNNLSPLDYLAKQQVDDGAVLVSTETLANRIWSTSYAIVAALKKTWFDILKPVLLPIVDKTTDEVVIELVAAENPKEIFVESAPGLVDELSEIAISSPIKLAVKKPAAVSNDDLLAVQAPTTSSVAPTVDNTNNDQSPLKKALPFITVAFVVIGGIFVARFWV